A window of the Falco biarmicus isolate bFalBia1 chromosome 10, bFalBia1.pri, whole genome shotgun sequence genome harbors these coding sequences:
- the UCKL1 gene encoding uridine-cytidine kinase-like 1 isoform X6: protein MSSPPAFSSVRISGCWALGPDGSNSSAESLDRLYPAVGSTKPPRKRTTSQCKSEPPLLRTSKRTIYTAGRPPWYNEHGTQSKEAFVIGLGGGSASGKTTVATMIIEALDVPWVVLLSMDSFYKVLTKQQQEQAASNDFNFDHPDAFDFDLIIATLKKLKQGKSVKIPIYDFTTHSRKKEWKTLYGANVIIFEGIMAFADKELLKLLDLKIFVDTDSDIRLVRRLRRDISERGRDIEGVIKQYNKFVKPAFDQYIQPTMRLADIVVPRGSGNTVAIDLIVQHVHSQLEERELSVSCWHVCDLMCGFRTPALLPDKVACPSCPALWKPNRCDLHLITAAVKERVETKMSQPWVSCLGREAPVLGLRGPAGSTDHPLPAPFMGAGPFAIAGDWAGLAACWAWLDGLGVRLQCEVTSGRMASAMCCAPAFGQHCPETC, encoded by the exons ATGAGCAGTCCCCCAGCCTTCTCCAGCGTCCGTATATCAGGCTGCTGGGCCCTCGGGCCGGATGGGAG caaCAGCAGTGCCGAATCCTTAGACCGGCTGTACCCTGCAGTGGGCTCCACCAAGCCACCCCGAAAACGGACCACTAGCCAGTGCAAGTCTGAGCCACCTCTGCTGCGGACCAGCAAGAGGACCATCTACACAGCTGGCCGGCCACCATGGTACAACGAGCATGGGACGCAGTCCAAAGAGGCCTTCGTGATAG GCCTGGGAGGAGGCAGCGCTTCTGGGAAGACCACAGTGGCCACCATGATCATTGAGGCTCTTGATGTCCCTTGGGTGGTTCTGCTGTCCATGGACTCCTTCTACAAG GTGTTgaccaagcagcagcaggagcaggcagccagcaatGACTTCAACTTTGACCACCCCGATGCCTTCGACTTTGACCTCATCATTGCCACCTTGAAGAAGCTGAAGCAAGGCAAGAGCGTGAAGATCCCCATCTATGACTTTACCACCCACAGCCGGAAGAAGGAATGG AAAACCCTGTATGGCGCCAACGTGATTATCTTTGAAGGCATCATGGCATTCGCAGACAAGGAGCTCCTGAAG CTCCTTGATCTGAAGATATTTGTGGACACAGACTCGGACATCCGCTTGGTGCGTCGCCTGCGCAGGGACATCAGTGAGCGTGGTCGTGACATTGAGGGTGTCATCAAGCAGTATAACAAGTTCGTCAAGCCCGCCTTCGACCAGTACATCCAGCCCACCATGCGACTGGCCGACATCGTCGTCCCCCGAG GGAGCGGAAACACAGTGGCTATTGACCTGATTGTTCAGCACGTCCACAGCCAGCTGGAAGAG CGTGAACTCAGTGTCAG CTGCTGGCATGTGTGTGATCTGATGTGTGGCTTTCGGaccccagccctcctcccaGACAAAGTTGCTTGTCCATCCTGCCCAGCCTTATGGAAGCCAAATAGATGTGACCTTCATCTCATTACTGCCGCTGTCAAAGAGAGAG TGGAAACCAAGATGAGCCAACCATGGGTCAGCTGCCTGGGAAGGGAAGCGCCTGTCCTTGGGCTGCGAGGTCCTGCTGGCTCTACCGACCACCCGCTGCCTGCCCCGTTCATGGGAGCAGGTCCCTTTGCCATCGCAGGGGactgggcagggctggccgcTTGTTGGGCTTGGCTGGATGGCCTTGGTGTGCGTTTGCAGTGTGAGGTGACATCTGGGAGGATGGCTTCGGCCATGTGCTGTGCACCAGCCTTTGGGCAGCATTGCCCAGAGACCT